A section of the Prochlorococcus marinus XMU1402 genome encodes:
- a CDS encoding non-structural protein (NS2)-like protein, which translates to MKYLFVVFYLFFLIYPADAVTTKMFKVLDTCARYRLGEINANEAIEKLKLKLTNSSSNQPKDLVKKYCSVFTPNEKIEF; encoded by the coding sequence ATGAAATACTTATTTGTTGTTTTTTACCTTTTTTTTCTAATTTATCCAGCTGATGCTGTTACCACTAAAATGTTTAAAGTATTGGATACGTGTGCAAGATATCGACTCGGTGAGATTAATGCTAATGAGGCTATAGAAAAACTAAAATTAAAATTAACGAATTCTTCCTCTAATCAGCCAAAGGATCTAGTAAAAAAATATTGCTCAGTATTTACTCCAAATGAAAAAATTGAATTTTAA
- a CDS encoding peroxiredoxin has product MKIGDKIPEFSLLDQNGVKRSNKGLKNPLVLFFYPKDDTPGCTIEVCGFRDKYDLFKVLGAQVWGVSNGSTSSHLAFANKNKLQYPLLCDTNDALRKTFKVPKVLGFMDGRVTYVIDRKGTVRHIFRDLLNGPEHIKEAIRVLKEIQNQ; this is encoded by the coding sequence GTGAAGATTGGAGATAAAATTCCAGAATTTTCTTTACTGGATCAAAATGGAGTTAAAAGATCAAATAAGGGATTAAAAAATCCCCTTGTTTTGTTCTTTTATCCAAAAGATGATACGCCGGGTTGCACCATAGAAGTTTGCGGATTTAGAGATAAATATGACTTATTTAAAGTATTAGGTGCACAAGTTTGGGGAGTAAGTAATGGAAGTACCTCAAGTCATTTAGCATTTGCAAATAAAAATAAATTACAATACCCATTACTTTGTGATACGAATGACGCTCTTAGGAAAACTTTTAAAGTTCCTAAAGTATTAGGTTTTATGGATGGTAGGGTAACTTACGTTATCGATCGCAAAGGGACAGTTAGGCATATTTTTAGAGATTTATTGAATGGTCCTGAACACATTAAAGAGGCTATTAGAGTACTTAAGGAAATTCAAAATCAATAA
- a CDS encoding small RNA NsiR4-regulated ssr1528 family protein, producing the protein MKKMGMQAVDLAIQNGVDLDGTPIPQKMLDLYNKIMDEENKRQRSGVKKSMRNRCVKTGSKHFDKETLNQLLIDSGWEGLKEKEILFFYN; encoded by the coding sequence ATGAAGAAAATGGGAATGCAAGCTGTTGATCTTGCTATTCAAAATGGAGTGGATCTTGACGGTACTCCAATACCTCAAAAAATGCTAGATCTATATAACAAAATTATGGATGAGGAGAATAAAAGACAAAGGAGTGGTGTTAAAAAATCAATGAGAAATAGATGCGTCAAAACGGGTTCTAAGCATTTTGATAAAGAAACATTGAATCAATTATTAATAGACTCGGGATGGGAAGGTCTTAAAGAAAAGGAAATTTTATTTTTTTATAACTAA
- the arfB gene encoding alternative ribosome rescue aminoacyl-tRNA hydrolase ArfB has product MDLKITKTLVIPFNEIKWRFSRSSGPGGQNLNKIESRVELIFDLEDSKVLNDNQKEILKRNLKNKLVNNSLRLAVQEHRNQLLNRQLALKKFSSIIKNALNKPFKLRKSTQPTKASQKKRVEVKKKRGELKKSRQKEKTYPI; this is encoded by the coding sequence ATGGATTTAAAAATTACTAAAACATTAGTAATCCCATTCAACGAAATTAAGTGGCGATTTTCCAGATCCTCGGGCCCTGGAGGGCAAAATTTAAATAAAATTGAAAGTAGAGTAGAGCTTATTTTTGATTTAGAAGATTCCAAAGTATTAAATGATAATCAGAAAGAAATTCTTAAAAGAAACTTGAAAAACAAATTAGTAAATAATAGCTTGCGTTTAGCGGTTCAAGAACACAGAAATCAATTATTAAATAGGCAGCTAGCTTTAAAGAAATTTAGTTCAATCATAAAAAATGCTTTAAATAAACCATTTAAATTAAGAAAATCTACACAACCTACTAAAGCATCACAAAAAAAAAGAGTTGAGGTTAAGAAAAAACGTGGCGAATTGAAAAAAAGTAGACAAAAAGAAAAAACATATCCAATATGA
- a CDS encoding DUF1651 domain-containing protein has translation MNSTNDFWLIDSNFVGVMRFYKDRDYSDKSIDYMFIEEGIIMGIHGENPPLMKTRKKIVIEEARLLWQKLLNEGWQKTNKKW, from the coding sequence TTGAATTCAACTAATGATTTCTGGTTAATTGACTCTAATTTTGTAGGGGTGATGCGTTTCTATAAAGATAGAGATTATTCTGATAAATCTATTGATTACATGTTTATTGAAGAAGGAATTATTATGGGAATTCATGGAGAAAATCCTCCATTAATGAAAACTAGAAAAAAAATTGTTATTGAAGAAGCGAGACTATTATGGCAAAAATTGTTAAATGAGGGTTGGCAAAAAACTAATAAAAAATGGTGA
- a CDS encoding CPBP family intramembrane glutamic endopeptidase, whose product MILIRSFFLLRPRFLSTIFFIPILYCIGWTLSQPLLLFNFEKENLSLIGTIITFLLFIFLIPYWFYIKRNKSNAWIILGITKDKFLKNFFNFSQGILFALVLIILILVPLLQKNYISWVGEFSPIILLNSILLGLGVGFAEEIIFRGWLLEELKFEYGTKISIALQAIIFSLVHNLSNEIFWNIVGLRLGFILLGIFLSLVKIRGKGSLWNCIGIHGGLVGIWFLLNNGLIEFKENTPSFLAGPFTQNIPNPIGSFSSILILLLLCIFYTVKSKKIFTKRFN is encoded by the coding sequence ATGATACTAATTAGAAGTTTTTTTCTTTTAAGACCAAGATTTTTATCCACTATATTTTTTATTCCTATTCTTTATTGCATTGGCTGGACTTTATCTCAGCCACTTTTATTGTTTAATTTTGAAAAAGAAAATTTATCCTTAATTGGTACTATTATTACTTTCTTACTTTTTATCTTTTTAATCCCATATTGGTTTTATATCAAACGAAATAAATCGAATGCTTGGATAATTCTTGGTATAACAAAAGACAAATTCTTGAAAAACTTTTTCAATTTTTCTCAAGGTATTTTATTTGCTTTAGTTTTAATAATTCTAATTCTGGTACCACTATTGCAAAAAAATTATATTTCTTGGGTAGGTGAATTCTCGCCAATAATATTGTTAAATTCTATTTTACTGGGATTAGGTGTTGGATTCGCAGAGGAAATAATTTTTAGAGGCTGGTTACTAGAAGAATTAAAATTTGAATATGGCACAAAAATATCAATAGCTTTACAAGCTATAATTTTTAGCCTGGTTCATAATTTATCAAATGAGATCTTTTGGAACATAGTAGGATTACGTTTGGGATTTATTTTACTTGGAATATTTCTATCATTAGTAAAAATTAGAGGTAAAGGTTCTTTATGGAATTGCATAGGAATTCATGGAGGACTTGTGGGTATTTGGTTTTTATTAAATAACGGATTAATAGAATTCAAAGAAAATACACCTTCATTTTTAGCAGGGCCTTTTACACAAAATATTCCAAACCCAATCGGAAGCTTTAGTTCAATTTTAATATTACTTTTGTTATGTATTTTTTATACTGTAAAATCAAAAAAGATTTTTACTAAACGTTTTAATTAG
- the pip gene encoding prolyl aminopeptidase, with the protein MKDQVLFPKIEVREKGFLQVSDIHIIYWERSGNPNGKKILVIHGGPGGGSQPRYRRYFDPDKFDIIQFDQRGCGSSTPFSELKENTTNHLVDDIEKLRILLKIDTWHLFGGSWGSTLSLIYAIKNPSRVISLTLRGIFLCRKFELLWFYQYGASEIFPDEFEEYISVIPKEERNDLISSFYKYLTSSDANLRSKAAAAWTKWELSTSHLINKKFDFDKSEVNSFSDAFARIECHYFINNIFLEDDFILKNIKTIESIPTKIIQGRYDVVCPVRSAWDLNKKLKNSELIIVNDAGHSMSEKGISIELIKAVKGIENLQ; encoded by the coding sequence ATGAAAGATCAAGTCTTGTTTCCTAAAATTGAAGTGCGTGAAAAGGGTTTTTTACAAGTAAGTGATATTCATATTATTTATTGGGAAAGATCTGGTAATCCAAATGGTAAAAAAATTCTTGTTATTCATGGAGGTCCAGGAGGAGGAAGTCAACCAAGATATAGAAGATACTTTGACCCAGATAAATTCGATATTATTCAATTTGACCAAAGAGGTTGCGGTTCTTCAACTCCCTTCTCGGAATTAAAAGAAAATACGACCAATCATTTAGTTGATGATATTGAGAAACTAAGGATTCTTTTAAAAATAGACACTTGGCATTTGTTTGGTGGATCTTGGGGCTCAACACTTTCACTTATATATGCGATTAAAAATCCCTCAAGAGTTATCAGCTTAACTTTGCGAGGGATATTTTTATGTAGAAAGTTTGAATTGTTATGGTTCTATCAATATGGTGCAAGTGAGATATTCCCCGATGAATTTGAAGAATATATTTCTGTAATACCAAAAGAAGAGAGAAATGATTTAATAAGTTCTTTTTATAAATATCTAACATCTTCAGATGCGAATCTGAGATCAAAAGCAGCAGCAGCTTGGACAAAATGGGAACTCTCAACAAGTCATTTAATAAATAAAAAATTTGATTTTGATAAGTCTGAAGTTAATTCTTTTTCAGATGCCTTTGCAAGGATAGAATGTCATTATTTTATTAATAATATTTTCTTAGAAGATGATTTTATTTTGAAAAATATAAAAACAATAGAATCGATTCCAACAAAAATTATTCAAGGGAGGTATGACGTTGTATGTCCTGTTAGGAGTGCTTGGGATCTAAATAAGAAATTAAAGAATTCTGAATTAATTATTGTTAATGATGCTGGTCATTCAATGAGTGAAAAAGGTATAAGTATCGAATTAATAAAAGCTGTAAAAGGAATTGAAAATCTCCAATAA
- a CDS encoding FAD-binding domain-containing protein: protein MKEINILWFKKDLRIYDNEALCEAIRDCDILPIYIIEVDIWSQNTHSHRQWQFCKESLIDLRNALAEIGQPLIIRTGNVINIFDEISSKFKIKGIFSHQETGDWLTYKRDQKVREWALSKNIIWKEFLQFSVFRGNLDRNNWSKKWQKNSEKNLLKAPLRINSINFNIGEMPSDEIFTFKKETCPGRMQGGRKKGLERMQYFFSKKLDSYSKDISSPEKSFDSCTRLSPYICWGCISLKEIFKKANISKNNNSRMLKSRLTWHCHFIQKLESEPELEFREYHPFFKNIREKNNELLNSWSSGNTGFPFIDACMRSLNFNGWINFRMRAMLMSFASYNLWLPWQDSGSELANKFVDYEPGIHWNQCQMQSGTTSINTNRIYNPIKQGKDHDPQGKFIKKWIPELKDISLNFIHEPWLLYRFNQEEYEKINYIRPIIDIPISTKNAKKKLQEITKKVGYWDISKEIYLKHGSRKRLRKNINNKKIVSKVKEKQYELKLDF from the coding sequence ATGAAAGAAATAAATATCTTATGGTTTAAGAAAGATTTAAGAATTTATGATAACGAAGCTCTTTGTGAGGCTATAAGAGATTGTGATATTTTACCTATTTACATTATTGAGGTAGATATTTGGAGCCAAAATACCCATTCACATAGACAATGGCAATTTTGCAAGGAAAGTTTAATAGATTTAAGGAATGCACTTGCTGAGATCGGACAACCATTAATTATTAGAACTGGAAATGTTATTAATATTTTTGATGAAATTAGTTCAAAATTTAAAATCAAAGGTATATTTAGCCATCAAGAAACCGGAGATTGGCTTACTTATAAAAGAGATCAAAAAGTAAGAGAATGGGCTTTAAGCAAAAATATTATTTGGAAGGAATTTCTACAATTTTCAGTTTTTAGAGGAAATTTAGATAGGAATAATTGGTCTAAAAAGTGGCAAAAAAATTCCGAAAAAAACTTACTTAAAGCTCCATTAAGAATTAATTCTATTAACTTTAATATTGGAGAAATGCCCTCAGATGAAATTTTTACCTTTAAAAAAGAAACTTGTCCAGGAAGAATGCAAGGTGGAAGAAAGAAAGGTTTAGAGAGAATGCAATACTTCTTTAGTAAAAAATTAGATTCTTATTCAAAAGATATATCTAGCCCAGAAAAATCATTTGATAGTTGTACAAGATTATCCCCATATATTTGTTGGGGATGCATTTCATTAAAAGAAATTTTTAAAAAAGCAAATATATCAAAAAACAATAATTCCCGGATGTTAAAAAGCAGATTAACATGGCATTGTCATTTTATTCAGAAACTTGAAAGTGAACCAGAACTAGAGTTTAGGGAATACCATCCTTTTTTTAAAAATATTAGAGAAAAAAATAATGAATTACTTAATTCATGGAGTTCAGGTAATACAGGCTTTCCTTTTATAGATGCATGTATGCGTTCATTAAATTTCAATGGATGGATTAACTTCAGGATGCGAGCGATGTTAATGTCTTTTGCTAGCTATAATTTATGGCTGCCATGGCAAGATTCAGGTTCTGAATTAGCAAATAAATTTGTGGATTATGAGCCTGGAATACATTGGAACCAATGCCAAATGCAATCTGGAACTACGTCTATAAATACCAATAGAATTTATAATCCTATCAAGCAGGGAAAGGATCATGATCCTCAAGGGAAATTTATAAAAAAATGGATACCAGAATTAAAAGATATTTCACTTAATTTCATTCATGAACCATGGCTATTATATAGATTTAATCAAGAAGAATATGAAAAAATTAATTACATTAGACCAATAATTGACATCCCAATTAGCACTAAAAATGCAAAGAAGAAACTTCAGGAAATCACTAAAAAGGTTGGATATTGGGATATCTCAAAAGAAATTTATTTGAAGCATGGCTCTAGAAAAAGGCTTAGAAAAAATATAAATAATAAAAAAATTGTTTCTAAGGTAAAGGAAAAACAATACGAACTGAAATTAGATTTCTAA
- a CDS encoding TenA family protein: MKITKKLWEDNYEIALLSLNTKFVQGLKNGSLPKNIFQEYLAQDYFFLETFAKAYGLAVSKSKDKYSIRKLSELLMGVSEELILHETYAKEWDIDLSNNYIKKATKNYTDFLDDTSKRLSSLEIMFAMTPCMRLYSWIGKSLYKEEFDIKYKEWIITYSDESFEKLADSLENLIETNKETYDINQAKFLYRRAMELELDFFNAYSDF; encoded by the coding sequence ATGAAAATAACAAAAAAACTTTGGGAGGATAATTATGAGATCGCTTTACTAAGTTTAAATACAAAATTTGTTCAAGGTTTAAAGAATGGAAGTCTCCCTAAAAATATATTTCAAGAATATTTAGCTCAAGATTATTTCTTTTTAGAGACTTTTGCTAAGGCATATGGTCTTGCAGTTTCTAAATCAAAAGATAAATATTCAATAAGGAAGTTGAGTGAACTTTTAATGGGAGTTTCAGAGGAGTTAATACTTCATGAAACTTATGCAAAAGAATGGGATATTGATTTATCTAATAACTATATAAAAAAAGCTACAAAAAATTATACAGATTTTCTTGATGATACTTCAAAAAGACTTAGCTCTCTTGAAATAATGTTTGCAATGACTCCATGTATGCGACTTTATTCTTGGATAGGTAAAAGTTTGTATAAAGAGGAATTTGACATTAAATATAAAGAATGGATAATTACTTATTCTGATGAGAGCTTTGAAAAGCTAGCAGATTCACTTGAAAATCTTATTGAGACCAATAAAGAAACATATGATATTAATCAGGCAAAATTTTTATACAGGAGAGCTATGGAATTGGAGTTAGATTTTTTTAATGCATATTCAGATTTCTAA
- the thiD gene encoding bifunctional hydroxymethylpyrimidine kinase/phosphomethylpyrimidine kinase has translation MYSKIALSIGGSDSGGGAGIQADLRTFMALKVHGCSVITCITAQNSVEVACVEPVENNTLLSQLDTLFADFCIDALKTGMLLNERIIVDTASKLNTYKITKIIDPVMVARTGSKLLEDSAINAYKKLLLPIADLVTPNIYEANLLSGLEIRSKEDIENSARNIIGLGAKAVLIKGGGLADMKGKDFFLDSNGRKDWLFNNFINTKNTHGSGCTLSAAICGYKALGFELVDSIHKAKLFVEKSLENSYKIGSGPGPLGHY, from the coding sequence ATGTATTCTAAAATTGCACTTTCAATAGGCGGTAGTGACTCTGGTGGTGGAGCAGGAATTCAGGCTGACTTGAGAACTTTTATGGCCCTTAAAGTACATGGATGTTCTGTTATTACATGTATAACTGCACAAAATAGTGTTGAGGTTGCATGCGTTGAACCAGTAGAGAATAATACTTTACTAAGTCAGTTAGATACTTTATTTGCTGATTTTTGTATTGATGCTTTAAAAACTGGAATGTTATTAAATGAAAGGATAATTGTTGATACTGCTTCAAAATTAAATACGTATAAGATAACCAAAATTATTGACCCAGTAATGGTTGCAAGAACGGGTTCTAAATTACTTGAAGATTCTGCGATTAATGCTTATAAAAAACTCTTATTACCAATTGCGGATTTGGTAACTCCAAATATTTATGAAGCAAATCTACTTTCTGGTTTAGAAATAAGGAGTAAAGAAGATATCGAAAATTCAGCAAGAAATATTATTGGTCTTGGAGCTAAAGCGGTACTTATAAAAGGTGGAGGTTTAGCAGATATGAAAGGCAAGGATTTTTTTCTTGACTCAAATGGTAGAAAAGATTGGCTCTTTAATAATTTCATAAATACAAAAAATACCCACGGTAGCGGTTGTACTTTGAGTGCTGCTATTTGTGGTTACAAAGCTTTAGGTTTTGAGCTAGTTGATTCGATACACAAAGCAAAATTATTTGTTGAGAAATCTTTAGAAAATTCTTACAAAATAGGATCCGGCCCAGGTCCATTGGGCCATTATTAA
- a CDS encoding phosphoenolpyruvate carboxykinase, with product MKQNSVKVIGIKDESRKDAHLSFVDKADGLKGILSTDFDDWSNFDSWESISVQQWIFSRALEVFRGKKIDIKCDCCEYNDLIPNDFESIKKEKCFGKKSAYMIEKVVDEIVLAKGRRESDGTYSA from the coding sequence ATGAAACAAAATTCTGTCAAAGTAATTGGAATTAAAGATGAATCAAGAAAAGATGCACATTTATCATTTGTTGACAAGGCAGATGGACTAAAAGGAATCCTAAGTACTGATTTTGATGATTGGTCTAATTTTGATAGTTGGGAAAGTATTTCAGTTCAGCAATGGATTTTTTCTAGAGCTTTGGAGGTTTTCAGAGGTAAGAAAATTGATATTAAATGTGATTGTTGTGAATATAATGATTTAATCCCAAATGATTTTGAGAGTATTAAAAAAGAAAAATGCTTTGGTAAAAAAAGTGCTTACATGATTGAAAAAGTTGTAGATGAAATTGTATTGGCAAAGGGAAGAAGAGAAAGTGATGGAACATATTCCGCGTAA
- a CDS encoding DUF3303 domain-containing protein: MAYYHVHGLIPDGISQSEGYKMFEQYIASGAPMDNFDGFELVSRFHAPETGEVFVTFKADNHLAISQHFGVWRAKFGLDWNITAVLNDDEVIQRNKQVAEAVAAMG, from the coding sequence ATGGCTTACTATCATGTTCATGGACTTATTCCAGACGGAATTTCTCAGTCCGAGGGTTACAAGATGTTTGAGCAGTATATTGCTTCCGGTGCACCAATGGATAATTTTGATGGATTTGAATTGGTAAGTAGATTCCATGCGCCAGAAACAGGAGAGGTTTTTGTAACTTTCAAGGCTGATAATCACTTAGCAATATCTCAACATTTTGGAGTGTGGAGAGCTAAATTTGGCCTTGATTGGAATATCACTGCTGTTTTAAATGATGATGAGGTTATTCAAAGAAACAAACAAGTTGCTGAAGCTGTTGCAGCAATGGGATAA
- a CDS encoding DUF3764 family protein — MSLETTVFTFKISVPFEKWAAVYDSQENIQMNKERGIVCLYKGVKKDDPTSVILIEQGEEGKSIAMFEDPAVKPLIESAGHIYDSTVISSYF, encoded by the coding sequence ATGTCTCTTGAAACTACTGTTTTTACATTTAAAATAAGCGTACCTTTTGAGAAATGGGCAGCTGTTTACGATAGCCAAGAAAATATACAAATGAATAAAGAACGTGGAATTGTTTGCTTATATAAAGGTGTAAAGAAAGATGATCCAACCAGTGTAATTCTTATTGAACAGGGTGAAGAAGGTAAATCAATAGCTATGTTTGAAGATCCAGCAGTGAAACCATTAATTGAGAGTGCAGGTCATATTTATGATTCAACCGTTATTAGTAGTTACTTTTAA
- a CDS encoding DUF3303 domain-containing protein, whose translation MLFLISYKFNDSNAQEKGSKMLKEWYDKGGPQNRPEGYDVKSWIFLPQHGNGYSVVDADSLETIWRQWQPWRELLEFTIEPCADLDQTVALYC comes from the coding sequence ATGCTGTTTCTTATTTCTTATAAATTTAATGATTCAAACGCCCAAGAAAAGGGATCCAAAATGTTAAAAGAATGGTATGACAAAGGAGGGCCACAAAATAGACCAGAGGGTTATGACGTTAAATCTTGGATTTTCTTACCTCAACATGGTAATGGTTACTCTGTTGTAGATGCTGATTCTTTAGAAACTATTTGGCGACAGTGGCAACCTTGGAGAGAATTATTGGAGTTTACCATTGAACCATGTGCAGATTTAGATCAAACAGTAGCTCTATATTGTTAA
- a CDS encoding DUF1651 domain-containing protein, protein MAKSHWLINPKRTEVKRFIKNDKSIDGVFEYMFVDTGKIVGVLGKEPPVMTTTVSVDIDLAREIYGRLISQGWRKTEEVWPKKES, encoded by the coding sequence ATGGCTAAATCTCATTGGTTGATTAATCCAAAAAGAACAGAAGTAAAAAGGTTTATAAAAAACGATAAGAGCATAGATGGTGTTTTTGAGTATATGTTTGTAGATACTGGAAAAATAGTTGGTGTGTTAGGAAAAGAACCTCCTGTAATGACAACAACAGTTTCGGTAGATATAGATTTAGCTAGAGAAATTTATGGAAGGTTAATCTCTCAAGGTTGGAGGAAAACTGAGGAGGTTTGGCCCAAAAAAGAGAGTTAG